The Streptomyces camelliae genome window below encodes:
- a CDS encoding helix-turn-helix transcriptional regulator, whose translation MARPKMLKLPEVLEEIEMSRAAFYRMRARGKAPKLIKLPNGHIRCRRSDLDAWWAEHETAA comes from the coding sequence GTGGCACGCCCCAAGATGCTCAAGCTCCCCGAAGTCCTCGAAGAGATCGAGATGAGCCGCGCCGCCTTCTACCGGATGCGCGCTCGCGGCAAGGCCCCCAAGCTCATCAAGCTGCCCAACGGCCATATCCGTTGCCGTCGCAGTGACCTGGATGCGTGGTGGGCCGAGCACGAGACCGCAGCCTGA
- a CDS encoding tyrosine-type recombinase/integrase, with the protein MSLTYDVRLYSIEIRKDRPKPYRLRWLVGANKHSKSYTLKVQAEGRRSELMSAIRRGDQFDEETGLPVSELRAKQGSITWYEHCRAYVDRKWALAPAKSRKNYADALATITPALVKTRAGMPDAALMRRALYGWAFNRNRWNETPPDDVARALAWIGTHSMPVSALEDPATVRLALDALALRIDGKSASPRTAKRKRACLSDVLGLAVEEQYFSLPVNPLTAVKWTAPKSVEEVDPESVANPRQVRALLAGVREQGTRGRHLEAFFGCLYYAAMRPAEAAGLRASQCHLPETGWGMLTLRQGIVRAGRSWTDDGSAHETRHLKARAKKDSRPVPIPPHFVRMLREHIATHGTAPDGRLFRTNRNGLLQETGYGEVWAKARRDVLSEAETASLLARRPYDLRHAGVSFWLSSGVDAMECARRAGHSIAVLHKVYAKVLDQTRERANSRIDAALREWNEPE; encoded by the coding sequence ATGTCGCTGACCTACGACGTTCGCCTGTACTCCATCGAGATCCGCAAGGACCGCCCCAAGCCGTACCGTCTCCGTTGGCTGGTCGGGGCGAACAAGCACTCCAAGAGTTACACCCTCAAGGTTCAGGCGGAGGGGCGCCGCTCGGAACTCATGTCCGCCATTCGGCGCGGCGACCAGTTCGACGAGGAGACGGGGCTTCCTGTCTCCGAGCTGCGTGCGAAGCAGGGTTCCATCACCTGGTACGAGCACTGCCGTGCGTACGTTGATCGTAAGTGGGCGCTGGCCCCGGCGAAGTCGCGGAAGAACTACGCGGATGCGCTGGCCACCATCACGCCGGCGCTCGTGAAGACGAGGGCGGGCATGCCCGATGCTGCGCTCATGCGGCGTGCGCTCTACGGCTGGGCGTTCAACCGGAACCGCTGGAACGAGACCCCACCGGACGACGTTGCCCGCGCCCTGGCTTGGATCGGTACGCATTCGATGCCGGTGTCTGCGCTGGAAGACCCCGCAACGGTACGTCTCGCCCTTGATGCCCTGGCTCTGCGGATCGACGGCAAGTCGGCGTCACCGCGCACGGCGAAGCGCAAGCGGGCGTGTCTGAGCGATGTTCTCGGGCTGGCGGTGGAAGAGCAGTACTTCTCGCTCCCGGTCAATCCGCTCACAGCCGTGAAGTGGACCGCTCCGAAGTCCGTGGAGGAGGTGGACCCCGAAAGCGTTGCGAACCCCCGCCAGGTGCGCGCGCTGCTGGCGGGGGTGCGTGAGCAGGGGACCCGTGGACGTCACCTGGAAGCGTTCTTCGGGTGCCTGTACTACGCGGCCATGCGCCCCGCCGAAGCGGCCGGACTGCGCGCGAGTCAGTGTCACCTCCCTGAGACCGGGTGGGGCATGCTCACTCTGCGACAGGGCATTGTTCGGGCCGGCCGGAGCTGGACGGACGACGGGTCGGCTCACGAGACGCGCCACCTGAAAGCTCGGGCCAAGAAGGACTCCCGTCCGGTACCCATCCCGCCGCACTTCGTCCGCATGCTGCGGGAGCACATCGCCACGCACGGCACGGCGCCTGATGGCCGGCTCTTCCGGACCAACCGCAACGGTCTCCTACAGGAGACCGGCTACGGGGAGGTGTGGGCGAAGGCCCGCCGCGACGTGCTGAGCGAGGCAGAGACGGCCTCACTGCTGGCCCGTCGCCCCTACGACCTTCGACACGCCGGGGTGTCGTTCTGGCTCAGTTCTGGAGTGGACGCCATGGAGTGCGCCCGTCGCGCCGGGCACAGCATCGCGGTACTGCACAAGGTGTACGCCAAGGTGCTGGATCAGACGCGGGAGCGGGCAAACAGCCGGATCGATGCAGCCCTGCGGGAGTGGAACGAGCCGGAGTGA